The Flavobacterium jumunjinense genome includes a region encoding these proteins:
- a CDS encoding GNAT family N-acetyltransferase: MTNTNNIETGIKPTSFRKESVVFSKKIPTVGLFELRPINIEEDSIMIHQWVQKEYAIYWEMTNFTLNEVKLAYQNIIEKAQVYIGLYNGEMTFLLECYHPKEDIISKYYNVEEGDKGMHILVAPTEKPIKGFTWAVFTTILDFIFKDKNTKRIVVEPDARNHKIHQLNKKAGFVFQNVLELPHKKAHLEFCTREDYYNALKTHEKN; encoded by the coding sequence ATGACCAATACAAATAATATTGAAACCGGCATTAAACCGACATCTTTTAGAAAAGAAAGTGTTGTTTTTAGCAAGAAGATTCCAACAGTTGGCTTGTTTGAATTGCGACCTATAAATATAGAGGAAGACAGTATAATGATTCATCAATGGGTACAAAAAGAATACGCAATCTATTGGGAAATGACAAATTTCACCTTAAATGAAGTGAAATTGGCCTATCAAAATATCATTGAAAAAGCGCAAGTATATATAGGATTATATAATGGAGAAATGACTTTTTTGTTAGAATGTTACCATCCTAAAGAAGATATAATTAGCAAGTATTATAACGTGGAAGAAGGTGATAAAGGAATGCATATTTTGGTAGCACCTACAGAAAAACCAATCAAAGGTTTCACTTGGGCAGTTTTTACTACTATTTTAGACTTCATTTTTAAAGATAAAAACACCAAAAGAATTGTGGTAGAACCAGATGCTCGCAATCATAAAATACATCAGTTGAATAAGAAAGCAGGTTTTGTTTTTCAAAATGTACTCGAATTGCCACATAAAAAAGCACATTTAGAATTTTGTACACGAGAAGACTATTATAATGCTTTAAAAACACACGAAAAGAATTAA
- a CDS encoding MATE family efflux transporter encodes MKKKISFLKEVISGKEEYDFTTIDLNKAILLLAIPMILELVLESVFALVDLYFVGHLENSNLAIQIIGLTESVNTIIYSISIGLSVAATAIVSRRVGEKKPKKAGKVAMQSIFIALVISIFVSVLGVLFAEELFTFLGASAESRAYGILYPKIIFASSCFIILLFLINGIFRGIGNPALAMKSLWFANICNIILCPILINGWGIIPAMGIVGAALATAIGRVLGVFYQLYFLFFRVHLVTIKIRYILPKFELIAALIKVATPGIMQYVIASCSWIFLSQIVAKTGGENGSSGFQTAIRIMMFFMLPAWGLSNATATLVGLNLGAKNKERVREAVVLTAKYTMIFLGCAMTLCLVFGEAMIRFFTNDEYIIEIAYSALKIVSYGYLFYGVGMVLNNVFNGAGDTMTPTWINLIGFWVIQIPLAYLLSYTFKLDALGVFIAIPIAEALITIMSVIMYRRGKWINVKV; translated from the coding sequence ATGAAAAAGAAAATTAGCTTTTTAAAAGAAGTAATAAGCGGTAAAGAGGAGTACGACTTCACAACCATCGATTTAAACAAGGCCATTCTATTGTTAGCCATTCCAATGATTTTGGAATTAGTCTTGGAATCGGTTTTTGCTTTAGTCGATTTGTATTTTGTAGGGCATTTAGAAAATAGTAACCTAGCGATACAAATTATTGGTCTAACAGAATCGGTCAATACTATAATTTATTCCATCTCTATAGGATTGAGTGTTGCTGCAACTGCAATAGTTTCTCGAAGAGTAGGAGAAAAGAAGCCTAAAAAAGCCGGAAAAGTGGCGATGCAATCTATTTTTATTGCTTTAGTCATTTCTATATTCGTGAGTGTTCTTGGAGTTTTGTTTGCAGAAGAATTATTTACCTTTCTAGGAGCATCAGCAGAAAGTAGAGCGTATGGAATTTTGTATCCTAAAATTATTTTTGCAAGCAGTTGTTTTATTATTCTACTTTTCCTTATCAACGGAATTTTTAGAGGCATTGGTAATCCAGCTTTGGCAATGAAAAGCCTTTGGTTTGCTAATATTTGTAATATCATTTTATGTCCCATTTTAATTAATGGTTGGGGAATAATTCCAGCCATGGGAATCGTAGGTGCTGCTTTAGCAACAGCAATCGGAAGAGTATTAGGTGTGTTTTATCAATTGTATTTTTTGTTTTTCAGAGTGCATTTAGTAACTATAAAAATAAGATATATATTACCCAAATTCGAACTCATAGCAGCATTGATAAAAGTGGCTACACCAGGAATAATGCAATATGTGATTGCTTCTTGTAGTTGGATTTTTTTATCGCAGATTGTTGCCAAAACAGGAGGGGAAAACGGATCATCAGGTTTTCAAACGGCTATTCGAATTATGATGTTTTTTATGTTACCCGCTTGGGGATTGAGTAACGCAACAGCTACATTGGTCGGATTAAATTTAGGAGCAAAAAACAAAGAAAGAGTGAGAGAAGCAGTGGTTTTAACTGCAAAATACACTATGATTTTCTTAGGTTGCGCAATGACGCTGTGTTTGGTTTTTGGAGAAGCTATGATTCGTTTCTTTACCAATGATGAATATATTATTGAAATCGCCTATTCTGCATTAAAAATTGTGAGTTATGGTTATTTATTTTATGGTGTTGGTATGGTACTTAATAATGTGTTTAATGGAGCAGGAGATACTATGACACCAACATGGATAAACCTTATCGGATTTTGGGTAATACAAATTCCTTTGGCATACCTACTTTCCTACACCTTCAAACTAGATGCATTAGGAGTTTTTATTGCCATTCCAATAGCAGAAGCATTAATCACCATTATGAGTGTAATAATGTATCGAAGAGGGAAATGGATCAACGTGAAGGTTTAG
- a CDS encoding DUF6438 domain-containing protein, producing the protein MKVKDSTLFFWDLADSIWIKHKIKTLNHDNLILEKENKEKYNLVKKRNIHHNSKLYDAIIVDREKGFGCCGINTTYINRKGEMYFKGLGYNTNEEDFVAQLDLNITTQIFKKFDQIDILKMNNYYPCETPDSQNNSITFLKNGKIIKTIQDCSRKAPIDFYVAYNELSYLYQKIKQKNNYNFIFDNRLHFPSFENKLIKHTLYNSELFLLDLELRKGKESETSFNPTYTLNFSYGNQGFLFSKIETDCRYYKFYYNDNTTKTIDMGYNFIGANPILLTKNKTKPSR; encoded by the coding sequence ATAAAGGTAAAAGACTCTACATTATTTTTTTGGGATTTAGCAGATTCAATTTGGATAAAACATAAAATAAAAACTCTAAATCATGATAATCTGATTCTTGAAAAGGAAAACAAAGAAAAATATAACCTAGTAAAAAAGAGAAACATTCACCATAATTCTAAACTATACGACGCTATTATTGTAGATAGAGAAAAAGGATTTGGATGTTGTGGAATAAATACAACTTATATCAATAGAAAAGGAGAAATGTATTTTAAAGGGTTAGGTTACAATACTAATGAAGAAGATTTTGTAGCTCAGTTAGATTTAAACATTACTACTCAAATATTTAAAAAATTTGATCAAATTGATATCTTAAAGATGAACAATTATTATCCCTGTGAAACACCCGATTCTCAAAACAATTCAATTACGTTTTTAAAAAACGGAAAAATCATTAAAACAATACAAGATTGCAGTAGAAAAGCTCCTATCGATTTTTATGTAGCTTATAATGAGTTGAGTTATTTATATCAAAAAATAAAACAAAAGAATAATTACAATTTCATCTTTGACAACCGTCTTCATTTTCCTTCCTTTGAAAATAAACTAATTAAACATACATTATATAATTCTGAACTCTTTTTGCTTGATTTAGAATTAAGAAAAGGTAAAGAAAGTGAGACATCTTTCAATCCAACATACACTTTAAACTTTTCTTATGGGAATCAAGGTTTTCTTTTTAGCAAAATAGAAACCGATTGTCGTTATTATAAATTTTACTATAATGACAATACTACAAAAACAATAGACATGGGCTACAACTTCATTGGGGCCAATCCAATTTTATTAACAAAGAATAAGACTAAACCTTCACGTTGA
- a CDS encoding IucA/IucC family protein translates to MSQKTQIAPTESIQHITKENWNKANVILVKKALSEFAHELLVNPILINENTYVVSTSDEKVKYTFKANILSLNHWSIENNSIRKFILEEEVALSLTKFIIEFKEVLAISEVLLPTYLEEITSTIYSVAFKISNQKFTSKELVAHEYQEIEHAMTEGHPCFIANSGKNGFNCLDFMNYSPEANAPVKLIWLAGHKSRATFSCIESLSYGALIRQELAIDDYVAFQNKIQEKGLNIEDYYFFPVHPWQWYNKLTLIFSHDIALDYLVCLGYGKDDYSAQQSIRTFFNTSNPEKFYAKTALSVVNMGFMRGLSPYYMESTPAITQWVDDLVKNDTYLQEKGFTLLGEVATLGYRNFLYEPLGRAIPHNKMLATLWRESPIPKLKEGQKCMTMAALLHVDNDGEAFIKALIDSSGISAEEWISRYLECYLSPLLHCFYKHEMVFMPHGENLILIFENNIPVKAIMKDITEEVMIFNPNTPLPEKAKRINIDMDEPLKILCLQNDIFEFFFRFLVAILHENKVLHQDDFWNLVSHCISDYQKVHPELEEQFMKYDLFVSEFDACCLNRLQLKNNKQMLDLTTPTDSLQFVGKLKNPIHRI, encoded by the coding sequence ATGAGTCAAAAAACACAAATTGCGCCAACTGAAAGCATTCAACATATAACAAAAGAGAATTGGAACAAAGCCAATGTCATTTTAGTAAAAAAAGCATTGAGTGAATTTGCCCATGAATTGCTAGTTAATCCAATATTGATTAATGAAAATACTTATGTGGTTTCAACTTCAGATGAAAAAGTAAAATATACTTTTAAAGCCAATATACTTTCTCTAAATCATTGGTCAATAGAAAATAATTCAATCCGAAAATTCATTCTAGAAGAAGAAGTCGCCCTTTCATTGACGAAATTTATTATCGAGTTTAAAGAAGTTTTAGCTATTTCAGAAGTACTTTTACCTACTTATTTAGAAGAAATAACAAGCACTATTTATAGCGTTGCTTTTAAGATTAGCAATCAGAAATTCACTTCGAAAGAATTAGTAGCTCATGAGTATCAAGAAATAGAGCACGCAATGACAGAAGGGCATCCATGTTTTATTGCGAATAGCGGAAAAAACGGATTCAATTGTCTCGATTTTATGAACTATTCACCAGAAGCGAATGCACCTGTTAAATTAATTTGGTTAGCGGGACATAAAAGTAGGGCTACTTTTTCATGTATTGAATCTTTAAGCTATGGTGCGTTAATTCGTCAAGAGTTAGCAATAGATGATTATGTTGCTTTTCAAAATAAGATACAAGAAAAAGGTCTCAATATAGAGGACTATTATTTTTTTCCTGTGCATCCTTGGCAATGGTATAATAAATTAACGCTAATTTTTTCCCATGATATTGCTTTAGATTATCTAGTGTGTTTAGGTTACGGAAAAGATGATTATTCGGCACAACAATCCATTCGTACGTTTTTCAACACAAGCAATCCTGAAAAGTTTTATGCAAAAACCGCTTTATCAGTGGTGAATATGGGTTTCATGCGTGGACTTTCTCCTTACTATATGGAAAGTACACCAGCGATTACACAATGGGTTGATGATTTGGTGAAAAATGATACTTATCTGCAAGAAAAAGGATTTACTTTATTAGGGGAAGTGGCAACATTAGGTTACAGAAATTTTTTATATGAACCATTAGGCAGAGCTATTCCACATAATAAAATGTTAGCTACACTTTGGAGAGAAAGTCCAATTCCGAAACTAAAAGAAGGGCAAAAATGCATGACGATGGCTGCTTTGTTACATGTGGATAATGATGGAGAAGCTTTTATTAAAGCATTAATCGATTCTTCTGGAATTTCAGCAGAAGAATGGATAAGTCGTTATTTAGAGTGCTATTTGTCGCCATTATTACATTGTTTTTATAAACATGAAATGGTTTTTATGCCTCATGGCGAAAATTTAATCTTAATTTTTGAAAACAATATTCCTGTAAAAGCAATTATGAAAGACATTACAGAAGAAGTAATGATTTTTAATCCAAATACTCCTTTGCCAGAAAAAGCAAAACGTATTAATATCGACATGGATGAACCGCTTAAAATATTATGTCTGCAAAATGATATTTTTGAGTTTTTCTTTAGGTTTTTAGTTGCAATTCTTCATGAAAATAAGGTGTTGCATCAAGATGACTTTTGGAATTTGGTTTCCCATTGCATTTCAGACTATCAAAAAGTTCATCCAGAATTGGAAGAGCAATTTATGAAGTATGATTTATTTGTTTCAGAATTTGATGCTTGTTGCTTGAATCGTTTACAATTAAAAAACAACAAACAAATGTTAGATTTAACAACACCAACCGATAGTTTACAGTTTGTGGGAAAATTGAAAAACCCAATACATAGAATATAA
- a CDS encoding GNAT family N-acetyltransferase produces the protein MKIGNAFKKRNGIVFTNFISDLGSISFRPLNTEKDIPIIHNWVNQEYAQYWGMLGKSLEEVTQEYEKITQHSDVFIGLVNGMVSFLLERYNPRKDAIGDYYKVQEYDCGMHVIVAPVAKPIHQFTWHVFTSIMKFIFNDLTIQRVVVEPDVRNEKMFAICQKVGFVNDEIVKLPHKTAQLAFCTREQFVKKIDSQYLKETAMHYKNQIEYPEQAIQHIKPETWKKANRLLVRKAICEFSHEQLLQPILVKKEKDWSEYNLFSNNNQIEYSFRGKALALNHLGIDSQSITKKEDGKPKEIDAIHFLSEFKENIGISEEQFPSYIEEIISTLYGSAYKLEKKAPSAKDLATSDFQTIEQSMNEGHPGFVANNGRIGFNSMDYKAYTPETGNPFQILWLAGHKDRTVYAGTEELAYQKLIHQELEEQTIATFNQVIKSKGENPEDYFFIPVHPWQWYNKLANIFSPEIAKNKLICVGYGPDLYQAQQSIRTLFNVSNPKKCYTKTSLSILNMGFMRGLPVYYLGSAPEMAKWLENLLGSDAYLQSVNFGMLGEIASISYINPYFDHYGKHNPYNKMIASLWRESPVAYLKEGEQLMTMAALLHIDKEGNALLPEIIKASNLTVDNWLKEYFKVYLSPLLHCFYEYDLVFMPHGENLILGFKNNIPVRSFMKDITEEAVILNPEVEIPENISRIYAEVPENVKLLSIFIDVFDGFFRFMSSILVEQINYNENRFWELVAECVTAYQETQPQLAEKFERYDMFETQFELSCLNRLQINNNKTMIDLDDPVALLQFQGKLENPIAQFKKITA, from the coding sequence ATGAAAATAGGAAATGCATTCAAAAAAAGAAACGGAATTGTTTTTACCAATTTCATTTCAGACTTAGGGTCAATTTCATTTAGACCATTAAATACAGAAAAAGATATACCAATCATTCACAATTGGGTCAATCAAGAATATGCTCAATATTGGGGAATGTTAGGCAAAAGCTTAGAAGAAGTAACACAAGAGTATGAAAAAATAACCCAACATTCCGATGTCTTTATCGGATTAGTTAACGGAATGGTTTCGTTTCTTTTAGAGCGCTACAATCCAAGAAAAGACGCAATCGGAGATTATTATAAAGTACAAGAGTATGATTGTGGAATGCATGTTATTGTGGCTCCAGTAGCAAAACCCATACATCAATTTACATGGCATGTGTTTACGAGTATCATGAAATTTATTTTTAACGATTTAACCATACAAAGAGTAGTGGTGGAACCCGATGTTAGAAATGAAAAGATGTTTGCTATTTGTCAGAAAGTCGGTTTTGTAAACGATGAAATAGTAAAATTGCCTCATAAAACAGCTCAATTAGCCTTTTGTACCAGAGAACAATTTGTTAAGAAAATAGATTCACAATATTTAAAAGAAACAGCCATGCATTATAAAAATCAAATTGAATATCCAGAACAAGCGATTCAACATATCAAGCCAGAAACATGGAAAAAAGCCAATAGATTATTAGTAAGAAAGGCAATTTGCGAATTCTCTCATGAACAATTATTACAACCTATTTTAGTAAAAAAAGAAAAAGATTGGAGTGAATATAATTTGTTTTCCAACAACAATCAAATTGAATATTCCTTTAGAGGAAAAGCATTAGCCTTGAATCATCTTGGCATCGATAGTCAGTCCATAACAAAAAAAGAAGATGGAAAACCAAAAGAAATAGATGCTATTCATTTTCTATCCGAATTTAAAGAAAATATAGGCATAAGTGAAGAGCAATTCCCATCTTATATTGAAGAAATTATCAGTACATTATATGGAAGTGCGTACAAATTAGAAAAGAAAGCGCCCTCTGCAAAAGATTTAGCTACTTCTGATTTTCAAACCATTGAACAGTCAATGAATGAAGGGCATCCAGGTTTTGTTGCGAATAATGGTAGAATTGGCTTTAACAGTATGGATTACAAAGCCTATACACCAGAAACAGGAAATCCATTTCAAATTCTGTGGTTAGCAGGTCATAAAGACAGAACGGTTTATGCAGGAACAGAAGAGTTAGCCTATCAAAAACTCATTCATCAAGAGTTAGAAGAACAAACTATTGCAACTTTCAATCAAGTGATAAAAAGCAAAGGAGAAAATCCAGAAGACTATTTCTTTATTCCAGTGCATCCTTGGCAATGGTATAATAAATTAGCGAATATTTTTTCACCAGAAATAGCCAAAAATAAGTTGATTTGTGTGGGTTATGGACCAGATTTGTATCAAGCACAACAATCTATTCGTACATTATTTAATGTAAGTAACCCAAAAAAATGCTATACCAAAACGTCGCTTTCTATATTGAATATGGGTTTCATGCGCGGTTTGCCTGTTTACTATTTAGGATCAGCTCCAGAAATGGCAAAATGGCTTGAAAATTTGTTAGGTAGTGATGCTTATTTGCAAAGCGTAAACTTCGGAATGTTAGGTGAGATTGCTTCCATTAGCTACATTAACCCTTATTTTGATCATTACGGAAAACACAATCCTTATAATAAAATGATAGCTTCTTTATGGAGAGAAAGTCCTGTGGCTTATCTTAAGGAAGGCGAACAATTAATGACAATGGCTGCTTTGTTACATATTGATAAAGAAGGAAATGCCTTATTGCCAGAAATTATAAAAGCGTCCAATTTAACGGTAGATAATTGGTTAAAAGAATATTTTAAAGTCTATTTAAGTCCGTTGTTGCATTGTTTCTACGAATACGATTTGGTTTTTATGCCGCATGGCGAAAATCTAATTTTAGGATTTAAAAACAACATTCCTGTGCGTTCTTTTATGAAAGATATTACAGAAGAAGCGGTGATACTAAATCCAGAAGTTGAAATTCCAGAAAACATCAGTAGAATCTATGCTGAGGTTCCAGAAAACGTAAAACTATTATCCATTTTTATTGATGTTTTTGATGGTTTCTTCCGCTTCATGTCGAGTATATTAGTCGAACAAATTAATTATAATGAAAATCGTTTTTGGGAGCTCGTTGCAGAATGTGTTACAGCATATCAAGAAACACAACCACAGCTTGCAGAGAAGTTTGAACGTTATGATATGTTCGAAACGCAATTCGAATTGTCCTGTTTAAATCGTTTGCAAATTAATAATAATAAAACAATGATCGATTTGGATGATCCTGTTGCTTTGCTTCAATTTCAAGGAAAATTAGAAAATCCAATTGCTCAATTTAAAAAAATAACGGCTTAA
- a CDS encoding nucleoside recognition domain-containing protein, which translates to MVLSRFWLAIFVSSIAFIIIGLFTSKYYSIDYVLNGKQGEPILISEKYLKDIPQFIQDSIQKSSDKAFILNRNTKDSDTTYIYNKQSVKIYSGVQQSDGLLPMCKSSLLDLILPLIAYLAFFCGIMELLIISGASEKLAKKLSPMFAKVFPSLPKDHESISYMTLNFAANFLGLDSAATPFGLKAMQSLQELNEDKDKASDAQIMFMCLHAAGLTLIPTSIIGYRAAENAANPADVMLPCIITSFVGTIAAFLLVGMKQKINFKSASLLAALMGLIGAIVGLLFYVNTLDLIGKNYFTANLSGVLLLTIIGFTLVFSFINEKKFTAQKTTMFDTFVVGANNGLKTGVMIFPYVMGMLVAISLLRNSGLFEIISHGISFVFAHMGVSKQVTDSLPVAILRPFSSGGSRGFMIDAMRTFGPDSFAGRLSCIFQCSAETTFYVIAVYFGSVSIKNTRYTLGMMLLVDLICVITGILVASWFF; encoded by the coding sequence ATGGTATTAAGTAGATTTTGGTTAGCAATTTTTGTTTCTTCAATTGCCTTTATTATTATTGGTTTGTTTACTTCAAAATATTATTCTATTGATTATGTTTTGAATGGAAAACAAGGAGAACCTATTCTAATTTCTGAAAAATATTTAAAAGATATACCTCAATTTATTCAAGATAGTATTCAAAAATCTTCTGATAAAGCTTTTATTTTAAACAGAAACACTAAAGATTCAGACACTACTTATATTTATAACAAACAATCAGTAAAAATTTATAGCGGTGTGCAACAATCGGATGGATTGTTACCAATGTGTAAAAGCAGTTTGTTGGACTTAATACTTCCTTTGATTGCTTATTTAGCTTTTTTCTGCGGAATTATGGAATTGCTTATTATTTCTGGAGCATCTGAAAAATTGGCTAAAAAATTGAGTCCAATGTTTGCTAAAGTTTTTCCTTCGCTTCCTAAAGATCATGAATCCATTTCATATATGACGCTTAATTTTGCAGCAAACTTCTTAGGTTTAGATTCTGCGGCAACACCTTTCGGATTAAAAGCCATGCAAAGTTTACAAGAATTAAACGAAGACAAAGACAAAGCAAGTGATGCCCAAATCATGTTCATGTGCTTGCATGCTGCTGGTTTAACATTAATTCCAACATCTATTATTGGTTATCGTGCTGCTGAAAATGCTGCCAATCCAGCTGATGTGATGTTACCTTGTATTATTACTTCATTTGTTGGTACAATTGCTGCATTCTTACTTGTTGGAATGAAACAAAAAATCAATTTTAAGAGCGCCTCACTTTTAGCTGCTTTAATGGGACTTATTGGTGCTATTGTTGGTCTATTATTCTATGTAAATACGTTAGACTTAATTGGTAAAAATTATTTTACTGCTAACTTATCTGGTGTTTTATTATTAACAATTATTGGTTTCACTTTAGTCTTTTCATTTATCAATGAGAAAAAATTCACAGCTCAAAAAACGACAATGTTTGATACTTTCGTTGTAGGTGCTAACAATGGTTTAAAAACAGGTGTCATGATTTTTCCTTACGTTATGGGAATGTTAGTCGCTATTTCATTATTAAGAAACAGTGGTTTATTTGAAATTATAAGCCATGGAATTTCATTTGTGTTTGCACATATGGGTGTTTCGAAACAAGTTACCGATTCTTTACCTGTTGCTATTTTAAGACCTTTTAGTTCTGGTGGTTCACGTGGTTTTATGATTGATGCTATGCGTACTTTTGGACCAGATTCTTTTGCTGGAAGACTAAGCTGTATTTTTCAATGTAGTGCCGAAACCACTTTCTATGTTATTGCTGTTTATTTTGGTTCTGTAAGTATTAAAAACACACGTTACACTTTAGGAATGATGCTTCTAGTGGATTTAATTTGTGTAATTACAGGTATTTTAGTGGCTAGTTGGTTTTTTTAA